The following coding sequences lie in one Leptospira saintgironsiae genomic window:
- the bioB gene encoding biotin synthase BioB: protein MKLSLENPPVTEEKVFSEVPSIIDREEAHAILSGQIPLTEALDKAYKVREKYFGKTVRIHVLDNIKNGHCPEDCGYCAQRKNAGSGVQEYSMKSPEEIFQDAVQAKENGAYRFCMVTAGTGPNSLATEKLAFTIEKISKELGLKVCLSAGLLDREKAERLKAAGLDRYNHNLNTSKAHYPEICDTHTYEQRVETITHLMKAGVGMCSGVIVGMGESLWDLTDVIYEIKNLKVISIPVNFFIPVAGHAIKNPQSLTPEFCLRTLIAFRLVNPDSEVRIAAGREGHLRGLQGMALYAANSLFASGYLNVKGSDAADTIRMILDSGFYPEFSSGMGEEIDWELALGKDHPYAPENFPELYKYRKSLK from the coding sequence ATGAAACTTAGTCTAGAAAATCCTCCAGTCACCGAAGAAAAAGTATTCTCAGAGGTGCCAAGCATTATTGATCGGGAGGAAGCACATGCAATTCTAAGCGGCCAGATCCCTTTGACAGAGGCTTTGGATAAGGCGTATAAGGTCCGCGAAAAATACTTCGGTAAAACAGTTCGTATTCATGTTCTAGACAATATTAAGAACGGGCATTGCCCAGAAGACTGCGGGTACTGCGCGCAAAGAAAGAATGCAGGTTCCGGAGTCCAAGAATACTCAATGAAATCTCCTGAGGAGATCTTCCAAGATGCAGTCCAAGCAAAAGAAAATGGCGCTTACCGTTTCTGTATGGTTACTGCAGGAACTGGGCCTAATTCCTTAGCTACTGAAAAGTTAGCGTTCACCATCGAAAAGATCAGCAAAGAACTTGGACTTAAAGTATGCTTGTCCGCTGGTCTACTCGACAGAGAAAAAGCAGAACGCTTAAAAGCAGCCGGTCTAGACAGATACAATCATAACCTGAATACTTCTAAGGCACACTATCCAGAAATCTGTGACACACATACCTACGAACAAAGAGTAGAGACAATTACCCATTTGATGAAAGCAGGAGTAGGAATGTGTTCCGGCGTTATCGTTGGAATGGGAGAGTCACTCTGGGATCTAACGGATGTTATATACGAGATCAAAAATCTAAAAGTAATCTCTATCCCTGTGAACTTCTTCATCCCAGTTGCAGGACACGCAATTAAAAATCCTCAAAGTTTGACCCCTGAATTCTGTCTCAGAACTCTAATTGCGTTTCGTTTGGTGAATCCTGACTCAGAAGTCCGAATTGCTGCAGGTAGAGAAGGGCATTTGAGAGGATTACAAGGAATGGCTTTATATGCTGCGAATTCCTTGTTTGCAAGCGGTTATCTGAACGTAAAAGGTTCTGATGCAGCAGACACAATCAGAATGATTTTAGACTCAGGATTCTATCCTGAATTTTCTTCCGGTATGGGAGAAGAAATAGATTGGGAATTAGCGCTTGGAAAAGACCATCCATATGCCCCGGAAAATTTCCCGGAACTTTACAAATATCGTAAATCCTTGAAATAG
- a CDS encoding GDSL-type esterase/lipase family protein, which yields MKVLGICVFLFSLISCSVFQRRTIYDYYNPDFKCVDKVGIRDSDEWEKYQKLYLEAVSLYTTENGKLKKANIVFVGNSLIAAIPPDLIQADFSGSVNRGIAGDMTELLLGRLDSTVLNLKPSTIILEIGGNDIRDGKCLDYIEGIHRLLIQKIKTSLPNTKILILGIPPVLSRNVNSVSPIVNAWLLRIANESQNVQFLDIWPEFRQKGIPFIREELAFSYDGKKDPIHINRDAYIIWLRKIKSLVR from the coding sequence ATGAAAGTATTAGGGATTTGTGTTTTTCTTTTTTCCCTAATCTCCTGTTCTGTTTTCCAACGTAGGACTATATACGATTATTATAATCCAGATTTCAAATGTGTGGACAAGGTCGGGATCAGAGATTCCGACGAATGGGAAAAATACCAGAAATTATATCTGGAAGCAGTTTCACTCTATACTACTGAGAATGGAAAATTAAAAAAAGCGAATATAGTTTTCGTAGGAAATAGTCTGATTGCAGCTATTCCGCCGGATCTGATCCAGGCGGATTTTTCAGGTTCTGTGAATCGCGGGATCGCCGGGGATATGACGGAACTTCTTCTTGGGCGCTTGGACTCTACAGTCCTAAATCTAAAACCTTCTACCATTATCCTGGAAATTGGCGGAAATGATATCCGTGATGGGAAATGTTTGGATTATATAGAAGGTATCCATAGACTTCTGATCCAAAAGATCAAAACAAGCCTGCCGAATACTAAAATTCTAATTTTGGGGATTCCACCTGTTTTGAGCCGGAATGTGAATTCTGTATCTCCTATTGTAAATGCTTGGTTATTACGGATTGCTAACGAAAGCCAAAACGTTCAATTTTTGGATATTTGGCCTGAGTTCAGACAGAAAGGGATTCCTTTCATTAGGGAAGAATTGGCATTCTCTTATGACGGAAAAAAGGATCCGATCCATATCAATAGAGATGCCTATATTATCTGGCTTCGAAAAATTAAATCTCTCGTTCGTTAA
- the serB gene encoding phosphoserine phosphatase SerB yields the protein MERRSEVSKDFVCDVWNIDYALPREELVYLRQELQRFRKIDLIQIFSFLSNEALFCFDMDSTLIREEVIDELARYAGVYEEVARVTKEAMEGNLNFHEALQKRCSYLKDLPVSVFDELYFKLHPNHGVPELFQGLKKKNVKTAVFSGGFTDILERFKQEYSIDEVRANYLDRAGDKLLGTVSGTVVDKNIKRDSLLELQSRFQLEKENIVAVGDGANDQLMLEASGIGIGFHAKEGLKSNISNWIDFASMDVLLYLFAE from the coding sequence ATAGAAAGAAGGTCCGAGGTTTCCAAAGACTTCGTATGTGATGTTTGGAATATAGATTACGCACTTCCAAGAGAAGAATTGGTCTATCTTAGACAAGAATTGCAAAGATTCCGCAAAATTGATCTGATACAGATCTTTTCCTTTCTAAGTAATGAAGCATTATTCTGCTTCGATATGGATTCTACTTTAATCCGAGAAGAAGTTATAGACGAACTTGCAAGATATGCAGGTGTTTATGAAGAAGTTGCACGTGTAACAAAGGAAGCAATGGAAGGAAACCTAAACTTCCATGAGGCTCTACAAAAAAGATGCTCTTACTTGAAAGATCTACCTGTTTCCGTATTCGATGAATTATACTTTAAATTACATCCAAATCATGGTGTTCCCGAATTATTCCAAGGTTTAAAGAAGAAGAATGTAAAAACCGCAGTATTCAGCGGCGGATTCACAGACATATTAGAAAGATTTAAACAAGAATATTCTATCGACGAAGTCCGCGCAAATTATCTGGACAGAGCAGGGGATAAACTTTTGGGAACGGTCTCCGGAACTGTGGTTGATAAAAATATCAAAAGAGATTCTCTTTTGGAACTCCAATCTCGTTTTCAATTAGAAAAAGAAAATATTGTAGCAGTGGGTGATGGCGCAAACGACCAACTCATGTTAGAAGCTTCCGGGATCGGAATAGGTTTTCATGCGAAAGAAGGTCTTAAATCCAATATTTCCAATTGGATAGACTTTGCTTCTATGGATGTTCTTTTGTATTTGTTTGCGGAATAA
- the mutS gene encoding DNA mismatch repair protein MutS — protein MQNNSLTTETNSPDLTEALDTPMMRQYLEIKAKFPDSILFFRMGDFYEMFLEDAKIASSILDIALTKRQNSVPMCGIPFHSKDGYISRLLSAGKKIAVCEQSRPEDGNTKLMTRDVVRIITPGTVIEEHLLSGFQNNYLCVLVPKAALIFVGMADVSTGEVLHFAVPISRTQVLESEFVKFKPSEICVFSQDLERIRTWQNFGERELTVLDATKVGSENSNDPFQTVTRTLEYYIRENYRDGTLTLREPRILQTGSYLEMDRETILNLELIENEKEDKGHTLFSVLNFCSTAKGKRVLKQRILFPETDPAILKSRWEKQDIIKKIPLAHLTQALKDLGDLERILGRFRGNKAYPRDFKTILSSIQTLDSLIGLLSPLGYPISKPDKLDALKDYIEGRIHTEELPVILGNGKFLKDGFDKNLDRAREAGSKGADWILELETEEKKKTGLSTLKIKYNKIVGYFIEISRVQAEQAPKEYLKKQTLVTSERFTTARLEEIERTILEADEIIQKVEKTEFEKMVQAVLEYSSELLIVSEEFGDLDFQISLLKAEEKFGWIRPELSEDSNLEMKSSRHPVVEASLPVGAKFTPNDVGLDGKENSIAILTGPNMAGKSTFMRQIAINQILFQIGGSVAAETAKLPILDKLFTRIGAGDNLNAGESTFYVEMKETANILKNCTSQSLLLFDEVGRGTSTYDGMSIAWAILESLSEMHPRPKTVFATHYHELTELSRLPGVWNLHMETVEKDDKVIFLRKVKPGKAKKSFGIYVAQLAGVPDSVVKRAAEILTDMESRKKEIRIQTREPSLFQDMSAPNGDSQFWQDFKKEITDLPIDSMTPIEALKLLDDWKKRVSSRG, from the coding sequence ATGCAAAACAATTCTCTTACAACGGAAACTAATTCTCCTGATCTAACGGAAGCTCTGGATACTCCTATGATGAGGCAGTATCTGGAGATCAAGGCCAAGTTCCCTGATTCTATTCTATTCTTTAGAATGGGAGACTTTTATGAAATGTTCCTGGAAGATGCAAAGATTGCCTCATCGATCTTAGACATTGCGTTAACCAAAAGACAAAACTCAGTTCCGATGTGCGGGATCCCATTCCATAGCAAGGACGGATATATTTCCAGATTGCTTTCTGCAGGAAAGAAGATAGCGGTTTGTGAACAATCCAGACCCGAAGATGGAAACACAAAACTCATGACCAGGGATGTGGTGAGAATTATCACTCCCGGCACTGTAATCGAAGAACATTTACTTTCCGGCTTCCAAAACAATTATCTGTGTGTACTAGTCCCGAAAGCCGCATTGATCTTTGTAGGAATGGCAGATGTTTCTACAGGAGAAGTATTACATTTTGCTGTTCCAATTTCCAGGACCCAAGTATTAGAATCAGAATTTGTAAAATTTAAACCGAGTGAGATTTGTGTATTCTCTCAAGATTTAGAAAGGATCAGAACCTGGCAAAACTTCGGAGAAAGAGAATTAACTGTTTTAGACGCTACTAAAGTAGGATCAGAAAATTCTAACGATCCATTCCAAACGGTAACAAGAACATTAGAATATTATATTAGAGAAAATTACAGGGACGGGACTCTTACCTTAAGAGAACCTCGTATCTTACAAACTGGTTCTTATTTAGAGATGGACAGAGAAACCATCCTGAACTTGGAACTGATCGAAAACGAAAAGGAAGATAAGGGTCATACCCTATTTTCAGTTTTGAATTTTTGCAGCACTGCAAAAGGAAAAAGAGTTCTAAAACAAAGGATCTTATTTCCGGAAACGGACCCCGCCATTCTAAAATCCAGATGGGAAAAACAGGATATCATCAAAAAGATTCCACTCGCTCATTTAACCCAGGCACTCAAAGATCTGGGAGATCTGGAAAGGATCCTGGGCAGATTTAGAGGAAATAAGGCCTATCCAAGAGATTTTAAAACCATTCTTTCTTCTATCCAAACCTTGGACTCCCTAATTGGTTTACTTTCTCCTCTTGGTTATCCTATTTCTAAACCTGATAAATTGGATGCCCTTAAGGATTATATCGAAGGAAGGATACATACAGAAGAACTTCCAGTTATATTAGGAAATGGTAAATTCCTAAAAGATGGTTTTGATAAAAACCTGGATAGAGCGAGAGAAGCTGGATCTAAAGGTGCAGATTGGATCTTAGAATTAGAAACGGAAGAGAAGAAGAAAACAGGTCTTTCTACTCTCAAGATCAAATATAATAAGATCGTTGGTTATTTTATAGAGATTTCCAGAGTACAAGCAGAGCAGGCTCCTAAAGAATATCTTAAAAAACAAACTCTGGTTACTTCCGAAAGATTTACCACTGCAAGACTAGAAGAAATAGAAAGAACTATTTTAGAAGCAGATGAGATCATCCAAAAAGTAGAAAAAACAGAATTCGAAAAAATGGTCCAGGCCGTTTTAGAATATTCTTCCGAACTTCTAATTGTCTCTGAAGAATTCGGAGATTTGGACTTTCAAATCTCTCTTCTAAAAGCTGAGGAAAAATTCGGCTGGATCCGCCCCGAACTTAGCGAAGATTCCAATTTAGAAATGAAATCTTCCAGGCACCCTGTTGTAGAAGCAAGTCTTCCAGTGGGCGCAAAATTCACTCCGAACGATGTGGGCCTGGATGGAAAAGAAAACTCAATCGCCATCTTAACTGGTCCGAATATGGCCGGTAAGTCCACATTCATGAGGCAGATCGCTATCAACCAGATCCTATTCCAGATCGGTGGAAGTGTAGCCGCTGAAACTGCAAAACTTCCTATCTTAGATAAATTATTCACTCGAATCGGAGCGGGAGATAATCTGAATGCTGGAGAGTCCACATTCTACGTGGAAATGAAAGAGACTGCAAATATTCTCAAAAATTGCACGTCTCAATCTTTATTACTTTTTGATGAAGTAGGAAGAGGAACTTCTACCTATGACGGGATGAGTATAGCTTGGGCGATTTTGGAATCTCTTTCCGAAATGCACCCTCGTCCTAAAACTGTTTTTGCCACTCACTATCATGAACTAACTGAACTTTCCAGACTTCCTGGTGTTTGGAACCTTCATATGGAAACGGTGGAGAAGGATGATAAGGTAATTTTCCTTAGAAAAGTAAAACCTGGTAAGGCTAAAAAATCATTCGGTATCTATGTGGCCCAACTCGCAGGAGTTCCTGATTCAGTGGTAAAACGAGCTGCTGAAATTCTTACAGATATGGAATCTAGGAAGAAGGAAATACGGATCCAAACCAGGGAACCTTCTCTATTCCAAGATATGAGCGCGCCTAATGGTGATAGTCAATTCTGGCAGGACTTTAAAAAAGAGATCACTGATCTTCCGATCGATTCTATGACTCCTATAGAGGCTTTAAAACTATTGGATGATTGGAAAAAAAGAGTTAGTTCGCGAGGTTAA
- a CDS encoding phosphoribosylanthranilate isomerase, with protein MSQTPKVKICGIRKVDDLKVCVEEGADLIGINFVSSSPRLVSPKEAEILITYLYTSVPSFLRPKIVFLFYKSSTEYIESILKNLTHDYVQYVSDDSLAPGETSPLYQNKNSRIISYRVRGKVNDDSLHFLNSDLLILDSYKLGAGGGTGESFPWDQVSEVRRPYLLAGGLTPENVAKALSQTKAYGVDVASGVESSPGNKDQELIRKFIRNAKQFSYNGN; from the coding sequence ATGTCCCAAACCCCTAAAGTAAAAATCTGCGGAATACGAAAAGTAGACGATCTGAAAGTCTGCGTGGAAGAAGGAGCCGATCTAATCGGGATCAATTTTGTTTCTTCCAGTCCAAGACTTGTTTCCCCTAAGGAAGCTGAAATCCTAATTACCTATTTATATACATCAGTTCCATCATTTTTACGTCCGAAAATCGTATTCCTTTTTTATAAATCTTCAACCGAATATATAGAATCAATTTTAAAAAATTTGACCCACGACTATGTCCAATACGTTAGCGATGACTCTTTGGCTCCGGGGGAAACTTCCCCACTCTACCAAAACAAGAATTCCAGAATAATTTCCTATCGTGTTCGAGGAAAAGTAAACGATGACTCCTTACATTTCCTTAATTCCGATTTATTGATATTAGATAGTTATAAATTAGGTGCTGGTGGAGGAACTGGAGAAAGTTTTCCTTGGGACCAGGTTTCAGAAGTTCGTAGACCTTATCTACTTGCGGGAGGTCTTACACCTGAAAATGTCGCAAAAGCACTTTCCCAAACTAAGGCTTACGGAGTGGATGTGGCTAGTGGTGTAGAATCCTCGCCAGGAAATAAAGATCAGGAACTCATTCGGAAATTTATTAGAAATGCAAAACAATTCTCTTACAACGGAAACTAA
- a CDS encoding polyphenol oxidase family protein, producing MIDHRFFLEDKRSLRLLILGNKEAAGDPNDPNFIRERVAQASGVAGAEVFFMNQEHGITILEANGSPSADIPTGDALFTTEPKKILVVKTADCMPIFFWTGRPALVGVIHSGWKGTLAGITEKTLAHVQKRYGVDPELVHFYLGPYATGKHYEVGEDVASLFRKEVPSSLKTLEEPGKFLLEQKTFLLHRIKSLGIQPFLETAGVCTMSPNSKFFSHRRGDTGRNLNCIWLE from the coding sequence ATGATCGATCATAGATTTTTTCTAGAAGATAAAAGAAGCCTCAGGCTTTTGATCCTGGGAAACAAAGAAGCCGCCGGAGATCCGAACGATCCGAATTTTATTCGGGAAAGGGTAGCTCAGGCTTCTGGAGTCGCGGGTGCCGAAGTATTCTTCATGAATCAGGAACATGGAATAACCATCCTGGAAGCGAACGGATCGCCCAGTGCAGATATTCCTACAGGGGATGCTCTATTTACCACTGAACCTAAAAAGATCCTAGTCGTAAAAACCGCAGATTGTATGCCTATATTTTTTTGGACAGGAAGGCCTGCTCTTGTAGGTGTGATCCATTCAGGCTGGAAAGGAACTCTTGCGGGAATTACAGAAAAGACATTAGCTCATGTGCAGAAAAGATACGGAGTAGATCCGGAACTAGTTCATTTTTATTTAGGGCCTTATGCTACCGGCAAACATTACGAAGTCGGAGAAGATGTTGCTTCTCTCTTTAGGAAAGAAGTTCCGAGTTCGCTAAAAACATTAGAAGAGCCTGGAAAGTTTCTGCTGGAACAAAAAACTTTTTTACTTCATAGGATTAAAAGTCTTGGGATCCAACCTTTTTTGGAAACTGCTGGGGTTTGCACCATGTCTCCCAATTCTAAATTTTTTAGTCATAGAAGGGGAGACACCGGTAGGAACTTAAATTGTATCTGGCTGGAATAA
- a CDS encoding response regulator, with protein MKGGVAPSGRPYQVIIAENSKFQAKQLAQILESEGYEVVGFAESGKELLNMYKDNRKVDLITLDLHLPVIDGFAAFHEMKEMGVLPRVIVITDENTPAVIKSLTDDGIMDYLVKPIKREKVLEKANATVRKTIKI; from the coding sequence ATGAAAGGCGGAGTAGCTCCATCAGGAAGACCTTATCAGGTAATCATTGCGGAAAATTCTAAATTCCAAGCCAAACAATTGGCTCAGATCCTGGAATCCGAAGGTTACGAAGTGGTTGGTTTTGCGGAATCTGGCAAAGAGCTCCTGAACATGTACAAGGACAACCGAAAGGTGGACCTGATTACATTAGACCTTCACCTCCCTGTGATAGACGGTTTTGCTGCCTTTCACGAAATGAAAGAAATGGGAGTTCTTCCCAGAGTAATCGTAATCACTGACGAAAACACTCCTGCAGTTATCAAGTCTCTAACTGATGACGGTATCATGGACTATCTAGTAAAACCGATCAAAAGAGAGAAGGTTCTAGAAAAAGCAAACGCTACAGTTCGTAAAACGATCAAGATTTGA
- the leuB gene encoding 3-isopropylmalate dehydrogenase, giving the protein MKKVAVLAGDGIGPEVMKVALSVLKKALGSKASDFQFTEALVGGIAIDKTGGPLPQETLKLCEESDAILFGSVGGPKWESLPPEKQPERGALLPLRKHFDLFANLRPAIIYPELRNASPIKPEIIGEGLDILILRELTSGIYFGQPKGREGSGAEEFAFDTMRYSRREIERAARVAFEAARKRNNKVTSIDKANVLTTSVFWKEVVIDLHKREFSDVQLSHLYVDNAAMQLIVNPKQFDVILCENMFGDILSDEASIITGSIGMLPSASLSESGFGLYEPSGGSAPDIAGKGIANPIAQILSAALLLRYSFSMEEEAQKIETAVRKVISAGKRTRDIAEKGTEILGTEEIGIEIEKVL; this is encoded by the coding sequence ATGAAAAAAGTAGCCGTATTAGCAGGGGACGGAATCGGCCCCGAGGTCATGAAAGTGGCCCTCTCCGTTCTTAAAAAAGCGCTCGGCTCCAAAGCCTCTGACTTCCAATTTACGGAAGCGCTCGTAGGAGGAATTGCAATCGACAAAACTGGAGGACCTCTTCCACAAGAAACATTAAAACTTTGTGAAGAATCAGATGCCATCCTATTCGGATCTGTTGGAGGTCCTAAATGGGAATCTCTTCCTCCAGAAAAACAACCTGAAAGAGGAGCACTTCTTCCTTTACGTAAACATTTCGATCTATTCGCAAATTTACGACCAGCGATCATTTATCCTGAACTTAGAAACGCTTCTCCGATCAAACCTGAAATTATTGGAGAAGGTCTGGATATTCTGATTTTAAGGGAATTAACCTCTGGTATCTATTTCGGTCAGCCAAAAGGTAGAGAAGGAAGCGGAGCAGAAGAATTCGCGTTCGATACAATGAGATATTCTCGCAGAGAGATCGAAAGAGCAGCAAGAGTTGCATTCGAAGCAGCGAGAAAAAGAAATAATAAAGTTACTAGTATCGATAAGGCGAACGTATTAACCACTTCCGTTTTTTGGAAAGAAGTAGTGATCGATCTACACAAAAGAGAATTTTCTGACGTCCAATTATCCCATCTTTACGTGGACAATGCGGCGATGCAGCTGATCGTAAATCCTAAACAATTCGACGTGATCCTTTGCGAGAATATGTTCGGGGACATTCTTTCTGACGAGGCTTCCATCATCACAGGTTCCATCGGGATGCTTCCTTCTGCTTCCCTTTCAGAATCTGGTTTCGGTTTATACGAACCTTCCGGGGGATCCGCTCCGGATATCGCAGGCAAAGGAATTGCAAATCCTATCGCCCAGATTTTGAGTGCCGCTCTACTTTTACGTTATTCTTTCTCTATGGAAGAAGAAGCACAAAAGATAGAAACTGCAGTCCGTAAAGTGATTTCCGCAGGAAAACGTACCAGAGATATCGCCGAGAAAGGCACCGAAATTTTGGGAACGGAAGAAATCGGAATAGAAATTGAGAAGGTTTTATAA
- a CDS encoding aspartate aminotransferase family protein, translated as MNETASDFQTTKELTDKYLLDLFNRYPVAFRYGVNELLFDQNNKQYIDFLAGVAVTNLGHSDPDIIEAIRNQIDKLMHTSNWFYSEEASRLAELLILNTFPGKVFICNSGTEAIEAAFKLARAYAEQKQIHDPIIISLQKSFHGRSVSGISLTGQKKLHTGFGKLLDGIEFVSPNNEEELVEAFERFAGRVVAFIAEPILGESGIIPLSHGYMNLARELTLENEALLILDEIQTGFGRTGTMFAFETYGFSPDVMALAKGLGSGFPIGALVVAEKYQNVLAKGTHGTTYGGNHLGAAIAYETIRIMQTRDVLSNVNSCSEIAFSRLNQMKQKNKIIKEIRGKGLHIGVELTVPSRPIAELCLEKGLIVNATGDTVIRIMPPLTISTQYLNEGLDILESVLDEQK; from the coding sequence ATGAACGAAACTGCATCAGATTTTCAGACTACAAAAGAACTTACAGACAAGTATCTTCTAGACTTATTCAATCGTTACCCTGTAGCTTTCCGTTACGGAGTAAACGAATTATTATTCGATCAAAACAATAAACAGTACATCGACTTTTTAGCGGGTGTTGCGGTTACAAATCTGGGTCATAGCGATCCAGATATTATAGAGGCGATTCGCAACCAGATCGACAAACTAATGCATACTTCCAATTGGTTTTATTCGGAAGAAGCATCTCGTTTAGCGGAACTTCTCATCTTGAATACTTTTCCTGGAAAAGTGTTTATATGCAATTCAGGAACGGAAGCAATTGAAGCTGCATTCAAACTTGCAAGAGCATACGCTGAACAAAAGCAGATCCATGATCCGATTATCATTTCTTTGCAGAAAAGTTTTCACGGAAGATCTGTTTCTGGGATCAGTTTAACAGGGCAGAAAAAACTTCATACAGGCTTTGGAAAACTTTTGGATGGAATCGAATTCGTTTCTCCAAACAACGAAGAAGAACTTGTAGAAGCTTTCGAAAGATTTGCAGGTAGAGTGGTAGCATTCATCGCAGAACCAATCTTGGGAGAAAGTGGCATCATTCCACTCTCTCATGGATATATGAACTTAGCGAGAGAGTTAACCTTAGAAAACGAGGCACTTCTTATCTTAGATGAGATTCAAACCGGTTTCGGAAGAACAGGAACCATGTTTGCATTCGAAACTTACGGATTTTCTCCAGATGTAATGGCTCTTGCAAAAGGTCTTGGTTCTGGATTTCCAATTGGAGCATTAGTAGTTGCTGAAAAATACCAAAACGTTTTAGCAAAAGGAACTCATGGAACCACTTACGGTGGAAACCATTTGGGTGCAGCAATTGCTTATGAAACTATTCGGATCATGCAAACAAGAGACGTTCTTTCAAACGTAAACTCATGCTCGGAGATCGCATTCAGTCGTTTGAATCAAATGAAACAAAAGAATAAGATCATAAAAGAGATCAGAGGAAAAGGTCTTCATATTGGAGTAGAATTAACTGTTCCATCTAGACCAATCGCAGAACTCTGTTTAGAAAAAGGACTGATCGTAAATGCAACAGGAGACACTGTAATTCGTATCATGCCTCCACTTACGATCTCGACACAATATTTGAATGAAGGATTGGATATTCTTGAATCCGTCCTAGACGAACAGAAATAA